The window AATTGGTGATGAATTATAGGCATATATTTAGGAGATATCGGAGATTTtgcaaattccaaaaatatcataaattagttcatatttttcaaaattgattgcAGTTTGCAAATACACTGTATCTGTGACTGTATGATATTTTGTctcaatatttgtaaatacatgtatatgtaaaacatatattatcctacataaaaagaaataaacacatattataCTTTTTGATTCAGATATGCATAGCAAGAATGATTGGAAATAAAACgccacaaacaaaataaaacgtctaattaaaataaatatgaatattaacataattaaaaaacacaaggtgaaaaaataattatttgatacaagagacacaataaattaattttttttaataaaaatcaaccaaaataggtgtataatcataattagcaCAATTGTAGGGATGAAATATAATGACTCGGGAATGGTTGAAATTCtcataactatttttttatattaaccATACAtactatttattatataaatcatacaaaaaatattgaattagtgattatcattattttagagattagatttcataatatttgaattcaaaatattatgaaatctaataaataagaaacggttgaaatttttttagtaattttttagGAGAATCTTTATTAAACCtcttttatgaattaaataaataaacgttaattaatttgattaaaatactaaaaattcaaaattttattatgaattataggcATACATTAAGGGGATATTGGGAAAATCTTGTTAATCTAAAAATTAtcatagttaatttttttcccaaaCTGATGGTAGTTTGAAAATGGTATATGATATTTGGCctcattaagaaaaagttatgAAACGTACCTTGACcgaaaaatattatcaatggTTTTATCGTGTGAATTAAATAgtgtaaaataaatagatattattaaaaataatttgttaagcGTGTACAAATCCGATAATCTGTATAAATTGAAAGCATGAATCTAATCTATATTAGTTAAATGAGATCCATCTGAAACATACATatctatttaatattattataaaattgaatgatatgCAAATACATTGTATGTATTATATTCTCTTATTTTACGCTGCACAAATATACTATAactgaacaaaaaaaaagttgcacATTATCAAGGTGTAAAATCCattgaaaatttgcaaaaaaaaaaaaaaaaatatctactttatgcaatttgaattttctattttccaaATTGTCCtgtattattttgattttgctaATTGTACAGTTatcactaaaaaaattaattggaataaatatataactttttttctcttatttttattggttaattgaatattttgaattgttgaAGCCCAACTTTTGAAGCCCATTTCTTTTAGGAAGCATTTGACTCATGGATTGTTGTTGAAATCAAAAGATGGAAGTTTTTCTAAGTAACCCTATCTATCAACCCTAATTTACatccactttcttttttcttcttttaattagaagtttaaatttatataatcttttgttgtattaaaaagaaagtgaaaatatCAACTTTACAATAATCTATAGGTttggttttctaaaataagtaaaaaatagTTGTTTACGTGTCTATACTTTTAAGCTTGTTTCCTAATAAATCTCGAAACTTATGAGCAAGTGCCTAATCGGTCATTGAACTTTGAGAATATTTAACTGGTTGTCTTTGTATCAATAGGtctttgaaatgtaaattgttcaaacttttagaaaattgattgattattaaatataaaaattgtgtTGATTTAATAAAACCCTAAGCTTTTAACTTCCTATCACCTAAGTCtcatgaattattttaaaatgtagtaTAAgctaaaaacattttttatgcaaatgaaatgtttaaagacctattttaaatatgttttaaagttgagagaccaaataaaaacaaatttgcaatttaacttttaacaaaaataatagttcACCGACTATGATAATATAGATTAATGAAAATTGcataaaatgacaaaaatatttagaaaaaaatagttcatgacattttttttttcttcatattagTGATATCAAACAATTATCAGACACCTGTTGGAGGCTATCAgaaaatttactacttttggAGTTTAGAAATGTAGTGTATGAACCTTATTATcgtaaggtttttttttctatttttgtaagTGACAGTAGATTAATTTAGCATTTGGTTCCATTCGATTAAGTTTGgttatagaaaattaaatgtccaaaactctaatattttttttctataaatgcACAACTAACTTACAACACTCCTTTTCCTTTACAAGTTTGACAGAAACAgaaaagagaatttttttgCTATCTAACCATcctatatattatatgcaaTACACACATAGAgccttatttttcaaagaaaaaacgaCAAATCAAAGCTGCAATTCAGTTGATAACCTGTCTTTGGATGTATTTCTACTTTCGGAACAACATATGGAACAAAACCATAACCAAAACCCATTCTCTTGTGTTGGTTGAGATTTTGTGTCTCTTTTTTCAACTGCATCAGCCATGTACTTCACAATAGCCTGGTACATAAAGTATAGATATGAATGCTGGATTAGTTTAAACTAAGAAACTTTTGTTTAGTAGAGACAAATACCATTGAACAAGTAATAAGTGTTTGCTTTACCTGAGCACCCAATTCAACAACTTCTCTTGGTGGTTCTTCTAATGGAGTTTCATCTATTTGGAGAACTCTCAATTTTGATAAGAACCTGAATGATTCTGGCAGGAAGCGTATCTGGTTTGCACTTATGTCTAGCTCCTCTAGCATCTCTAGATTCCCGATTGATCTTGGTAAGGCTGTCAGGTCGGCGAAGTTTTTGCCAACATTCAGCTTCCGGAGACTCACAGCGAAACAGAGATTTTCAGGGATTGTTTCCAATTCGTTGAAGCTTACGTCTAGCTCCTTCAACTTGGGGAGATTTCCCATTGTTGTGGGTAGTCCTCTGATTCTATTGTAATGTAGGGTGAGAATCTCCAAGCATTCGAGCTTTCCTATTGCCTCGGGAAGTGCTTTGATCTCGTTAAAGTCCAGCCGTAGCTCAACCAGCGATGAACAGGAGCCGATTGTGTAAGGTAACTCCTCAAGCTCATTGGTTTCCACATTTAGCTTCTTTAAACTAGTCAACTTGCCAGTGATTTCTGGTAAATGCGTGTAAAGGTTCGAACTCAAGTCGAGAGAAATAAGGTTTTTTAGGTTCCCGAAAGAAGCTGGCAGTGATTTTAGCCTGTTTGCATGCAGGTCGACGTAGGTGAGATTGACAAGCTCCCCAAATGTGTCGGGAAGGTTTATTAATTGGTTCGAGTGAATGTTGAACTTTCTCAATGATTGAAGTCCACTGATTCCAGGTGGAAGAGccatgattttgttttctgatAGGTCTAATTCAACAAGATCAAATAACTTCCCAATCGAAATTGGAAGCAATTCCATCTTATCCATTAActttcctttcaaatttagaaCAGTTGACCCACTTTTAGCAATGTTTTCAATCAGAGCAGCAACTTtcattaaattcaatttttcagTTTCTCCTTCACCTTCAAAACAGATAACAATACAAACTTAATAAGACTATGAAAATAGATGGATGAGAAACGAAGTTATTGACTTTTAGAATCCATGAGAACCAAATtcaatccaaaagaaaattctaatTGACTAAACCAACCATCCAAATCAATGGTGGTTCGATGTCATATCCGAATCGTAAAACTGATATCCGAGTTGAGATACTAATCCCAAATTCCCGCAAAGTCGCGGTTGGTCCCCCAAGCAATGAATCATCAGAATATTTCAAACTCAGGCCTACACATCCCATTGATGTGATTTACATATAATCACATAATATCCTTTGATATTTGGAATAAAGTTCTCTATGATACTAATCTCTTCAATGGATAAAGTTATGTCAACAATATGTTcatgaaagtttgaattttatccTTGTTCATTACACTCTTCTATTCTATCAACTCATCTCCTTCAAatatcaatcaattaaaaagtttaaggatgatttttttttatccatcCAAGTTGACTAAACTTCAACAGCAAACTATTGATCAAACCTCCCAATCACAGAGGAAACAGAATGTTCTCACAACTTCACGAATCAAAGTAAGataaaattctaattaatcACAGAGAATTTCatattagagaaaatattaCACCAAAAATAAACAACCAGAGAATTTGAAATCTACCTGAAGAAGATAATGGAGGAACGAATGAAGAATTCTTAACCAAATCCTTGTAGTCATTGctttcaaattcttcatttcctttcttcttctccaaaatTGGGTCACTAATTACAGTTTCTTTAGCAATTTTCTCAACTGGGTCACTCAAATTCAGAGACGTTTGACCCTGAGAATTACCAGAAACCAAATCAGAAGCTCTTTGAATGAGTTCATCGAAGGATCTAAGCATTTTATCAAGCTCAATCAAACGAATAGCCTCTCGCCTCTGTTCATGGCTCTCAAACAAAACCATCGTCTTCCTCATCTGCTGCAAAATGAAGAACAGCTCTTCAGGGACATTTTCGGGGACTTGTTGCTTTGAAAGCTCTGCCAATTTGAAATCCTCGTCGTTCTGGACTGTATTAAGAATCGCTACAGCTGCTTCTACCTCCTCAATGGAGGGTCTGGCAGGAAGTGATCGGAAAATTCTTGTGAGTTCGTTGACAGTGTCTATGAAGGGAGATGGAAGTGGGCCTTGCTTGAAGGTCGCATCCATGGCGATTTCGGTTTCCAATTGGGATTTGAACCCTCttgaagacgaagaagattGCTCCTCAGGTCTTcctaaataaatttttctgTGGGCTCTTATTGTGACtcgtttcttcattttcaaattcatccttctaatttatatataattcgaaaagtaaataatataataaataaataaataaataaataaatatatatatatatatatatatatatatatatatatatatatatatatatatatatatataaatagttttgtatttctttaatttttttagtttccatAGTTTTGTCTGATTGTTATTGGTAAAAAGGGAAACTTTTttcaatcatatttatatcttcattttttccaacgttgatatttaaaatagattatatttttattggtatttaaaactattgtctcaaaataaataaataaataaataaataagcttTAAAATTGCATATGAATCAGTGTTTTCAGGACTTTTCCAACAATAGCCAAACATTTTATGACAATAAGACTGTGTTactgcattttttaaattacaaaagtaacaaatttaaaagtagataaCCATCTCATAATCATTTAATCCACGTTCATATTTATAATGTGTAAAGAAGAGATGCTATTGACtgcttttttctaaatttttttgtaatgcaatttttcactttttaatttcaatccTCACAAGTTAtcgaattaaaaaaatgattttagtaTGTCTACctgaaagtaaaattttattctaaatgtGAAGTTTTTCAACACTTTTGAccacataaagaaaaaaaattaacctttaccaataatgtatatatatatattttaatcttgtaaaagtaaatttataaaGATGCTTAAAAAGTTTGGATCCATCATGtcaacaaataatttattgcaCATAATGAATCAATATGAAATTTGGTAGcaattaaaatcaaagatgtacaaaattaaaataataattaaaaggaaCCCTACTTACCTTGGTAAAGATATCAAAGTATTTGtgtacaattaattaaaccatGATTGAATGCTTGAAAATGACTCTAAactatagaaaataaataaggtatgaaataaaacttttaatttataataagacttcaaattttaattcttaacaagataaaaataaattgcatCTCATAATATTATCTAAATTTGGTAGACATTTATTATGTtaatggtttgatttttttttcaattgtgacagaaagatgaaattattagccattaatattgtaaattataaaattattgaaagtgATTAATCATACAATGATGAAATATACTTTTGTTGGTTACTCtaaaattaatcttaaaaGTTAACTATTATTGTTGATGAGAAGAAATGGTCATTGGATccacaaaaatgaaattaataatatatatataaaagaaaaagaaatattataaataaaaaaatggttaaaaatatttacataatatatcaaaattttaaaattaatcaataataaacacttatatcaatgtctatttatGCATGGATAGAATctctatattaattttttacccACATcttataatttcatatatatttgtacgTTTAcatgaatttgatattttaccAACTATAGAAAATAGGAATTACTAAACAACAAAGtgtgaatataaatataaataatacatattttaacttaaaataaaacgtaaagaaaattatttaatttttatgaatttttcaaatatgaataatGTTTACTCTAAACAAATTAGAAAGGTGAATTCTACGTTATTATACTTTAATAGGTTAGActtggaaaaaaatatgaaaataaacaaagattgctatttttaaacttaacaaaaaaaaaaatcttaaattttggatATCCTAATTAAAAGCTTAATCAATAGATTTAAACTAATAacgaaaaaaacaattttttgacATCAACTGAAAGTGAGTAgaatgagttattataatGGTTAAAGTAACTAAGCTTATAGTCAATGAGATTAacctaatttcattttaaaaaatatgagttAAAAGTatgagtttcaattttttaactaCTGTAAACATAGGAATCATAACCATCTTTAGACTAATAATGATTTATCATTAGACTAATAATGATTTGAATGAAgctatagaaaaagaaataataacaaaaaatttggtTTGTGTACaatatttgactatttttataccaaattataataattgaatgGCTTTAGTCTTtgtaatattaaatgaaattttattctcaaaagaaaagaaaattgggtttcaaattaaaataaaatcaatatgaGTTTATGTGGTcaagtaattaatatatatataatctttatCACAAGGTGCCCATGAACTCTCAACTGCCCTAAGGGCCTTTAAAgttttattgttcatttttacaatatttattttcaaaccctaaacctccaaaaaaaatgtaatttggCATCGTTGAAAATCTATGGGCTTGAAACCcatcactatatatatatatatatagcctTTGTCACCAAATTGTGATGGGAATAATGTATGTAAAtaattcaaaggaaaaaaatattttctttatgttgTGGTTTCTAATCTGTCTTAGATGATAAATGCTTACCTCTAAGTTTTGGacatataattttcatttgtttgtgagtattaaaatgttatatttttatagttgaattttgaaattaatttttgatcTATAGTTTCaatctttcattcttttactTTGGGGTTTTCACACTAATGTCCACTCTTACttgtttgtattaattttctaataattaaattaaagtataacTCGATTAGTTTCCTTGagattatttttagttttaattcaatttattaaatgaaacataacattaatattaaattgagtTTGTATATGACTTCGGAATTTTCTtggagtttttgtttttgtttccaatCATAAGTGCAATTTTTCTTgcatatatacaataatatttatgtctatatatatattgaaaaatattaaatgtaatttCAAAGTCTCTGTAGttgaatatattaaataaatcaattgtCTTCttcaaaaagttataaattttgaaattatgcaTGTGGACATGATATGCTACTAATGactgtttctattttttctataaaaaaaacactaaactTTCATTATATAATGAGTATACCAATGACTCAATGCAAGTACTAACATAAAATACTATAAAcgattttttaatcaatttttgtttatatgttGATGTTAAATTCT of the Cucumis sativus cultivar 9930 chromosome 3, Cucumber_9930_V3, whole genome shotgun sequence genome contains:
- the LOC101205841 gene encoding plant intracellular Ras-group-related LRR protein 5, translated to MDATFKQGPLPSPFIDTVNELTRIFRSLPARPSIEEVEAAVAILNTVQNDEDFKLAELSKQQVPENVPEELFFILQQMRKTMVLFESHEQRREAIRLIELDKMLRSFDELIQRASDLVSGNSQGQTSLNLSDPVEKIAKETVISDPILEKKKGNEEFESNDYKDLVKNSSFVPPLSSSGEGETEKLNLMKVAALIENIAKSGSTVLNLKGKLMDKMELLPISIGKLFDLVELDLSENKIMALPPGISGLQSLRKFNIHSNQLINLPDTFGELVNLTYVDLHANRLKSLPASFGNLKNLISLDLSSNLYTHLPEITGKLTSLKKLNVETNELEELPYTIGSCSSLVELRLDFNEIKALPEAIGKLECLEILTLHYNRIRGLPTTMGNLPKLKELDVSFNELETIPENLCFAVSLRKLNVGKNFADLTALPRSIGNLEMLEELDISANQIRFLPESFRFLSKLRVLQIDETPLEEPPREVVELGAQAIVKYMADAVEKRDTKSQPTQENGFWLWFCSICCSESRNTSKDRLSTELQL